The genomic window CGCTAGGTAAATGATTATTCTTCTttgggagatttgcaaaactaccattttttactacccttttatgttgtccatttttaaaaataccccttctcttgaacaaaatgaccaaattaccctcatctaatagaAACATGTAACTGGAAACTGAACTTTTCCCGCCAattttttggcgccaaaatttttttttcccacaaaaaaataagttttcgtcaaaaaaatttcccgtcaaaaaaaaaaaaatttcccgccaaaaaaaataaattcccgccaaattgttttttcgtaacaaatttttcctaacccaaaataaatattttaaaaatccttgtaaatattttttggcgGCAAataggaattttaaaagggttttaaaagatttacaagagattttaaaaaggttttaaaagatttacaagagattttaaaagagtaaaaaatttacaagggatttttaaagggttttaagaaatttacaagtaatttttaaaggttttaaaaccccttgtaaatctttcaaaatacttttaaaccctttaaaaatctttataaatcctttgtaaattttttaaatccctttaaaatcccttgtaaatattgtaaaacccttttacaatcccttgtaaatattttaaaatccttttaaaacaattttaaaccctttaaaaacaattttaaaccctttaaaaatctttaaaagacctttgtaaatcttttaaatccctttaaaaactcttgtaaatcttttaaaacccttttaaaatctcttgtaaatcttttaaaaaccttttaaaattccatgTAAGTCACCcatttaaaatcctttgtaaatattataaaacccctttaaaatcccttgtaaatcttttaaaactcttttaaaatcccttgtaaatctgTTTCCcgccaaagaaaaaaattggcaggaaaaatatttttgaaaacaaaatttggcgggaaacttTTTGGCGCGaattttttttcgaaaatttttggcaggaaaattttggcgggaattttttGTCGAAATTTTTTGGAAGGaaaattttggcggaaaatttattttggaatattttaggcaaaaaaatattaatatttcattttgttaacctaaaataatttccaaataagggtaaaatggtcattaaaaatttaaagagggtagaaataaaaatggataaagcaaaagggtagagttgaaaaggggcatcatgaaaagggcattagaaaaaaaaattcttcttcttttgaaaagCGTTCCAGTGTATTATCCACTAGACAAAACcgcaaactttttttttttcgaaaaccgcaaatttgttaaaaatattatgattgGTATCTGTATTGtggttttaataaaaaaaataagaaaacgcCTTTTATAAGTTTTCCAATCACAGTCTAAGTATGATTGGTGATAATAAAGcgtttttcaaataaatattgaaatcCGTCCTACAATCATGTTTCCATTTAAGACCTTAGCATGTCTCTATAGATAAACGAAAGAATCAGTTACAAAAAGTCCATTTTtaatagtatttataaatttttcattttgccTAAACTATTTTAGAATTACtgttttttatatctaaaacacacaatttataaattatgtttggggtataagattttttattaaatatgtattttataaaaactattcccaaatatttagtttttaagtGGCAAGAAAATGGCacatctaaaatatttaaaacagaatgacaaaatccaaaagattTGGGTGAGAAAATGTCTAAGTCAACAATAATCTCTAGgaaataaagattttaattttttatttattttgtgttcTGCTCAATATTGTGTAAATACTTTTGAGgtttttcatcatcaaaaacaaagccATTACGCCGCTAAATCCGTAGAGTTTACCCATATTATAGTTTGTTATAATTAAAGATTAGCTCcaatgtaaataaataaatatttgctTTGTCTTTTGGAATTATTactgattttgatatttttttgagtgatatttatgattttgctattttctttaaaatcttatggatttgatattttttcttaaaaagaaaattttactttgttttttcttgggttaaaatacataatttgtCATAACTATTAAGTcctaaaaataaatgaaacagactaaatccaaaaataacaagtaaaacacattttaaattatatttttattatgtcTAAAATATTGTATTTCTTATATCctaaaaaagaacaacattttaacaaaaattacaaatccaCAAATGTCACTctgaaaaattacaaattcataattgattcttgtcttttataaaagataaaagatatatctggttttaatttctttattgACTGAAAGAAAGACAattggttttaagttttctcACTGCAGAGAAAAGACAAGTTTCTTTATTGACGCAAAAAGGCAAATTGGATTTGAAAGACATAAATGACTCCTCACATCAGCACCACTCGGTGCtgtgatatttaattttttttctttggtatatACGTTTAAGACAAAatgtaaattacaaaaataatgcAAAACCTTACTACTCGATGATGTAATGAGAAAAAGCAATtcaataagaaagaaaaaaaaatgattatccACTACTACTTCTCCCATACACCAgcttatacatatatatctatctagataaaaaaacattaatggaGAAGATTGATGATACTAATTATATCATACATAAAACATGTCCTTGATAGGCCAAAGAATGCGGTTGAGATGCCTCagatacctttttttttgcgcAATGTAAGTAAATAAGATTGCAAGAACaaataagattattttttttagaaaataatgagaactaagatttaaaagaaaataactttgttaCAACTAATGCATCGTTTGGTTTATAATGaacaaataagattttttagaGGATATGGAAGGTTTATCGCTCAAGAATAGTGtaaaaaattagggttttagtatTAAGTTGCGGATGTTTTATAGTAGAGAACAAACCCTTcaatttatacaattttaaaacggtttaaagataaattaaacTTCTAATTCTTTAGAATTTGAATCTTCTGTTTTTccattcttttaaaaataatgttaaaattCTAGAATAAACTAATAGTATCAACAAATAGAATGtattatttgttaataaatttggtttggtaaaaaacaaaattaaaaaacattatgaaaACTTGAAATGCCCTTTCTACTTCGCCCAGGTCCCTCCTCATGTGTGGAGGTTTTTCTtgactcaaaagaaaaaacagtttgGTCAATAATATTCATTAACTTTTAACTTTCTATAGACACCATTTGATTACACtattaataagaaacaatataattatCCAACCTTTACCTCGTAGACCCCGGCCTGATCGattttgtcaaatattttagtcAGTTGGTTGAGAAAGGTTATCAATGTATGATATGTTTTACCTTAATCAAGACAATTACggatataagaaataaatacatgtatatacatatatattaatatgacATGCTCTATGTGCATAATTACTAAATTCTCATGTTAGAAACTTTGTTATTGCTTCACCCAATTGCAGAAAGTGGGCTCCATTCCCCAACCTCTGCTCTCACTCTCTATAAAATCCATCTTCTCTCTTCACACACCAAAAACTCCATCAGAActtacaaaacttttttttttaatatcttgacctacatttgttttcatcaagtaataaaaaaaaaacctaacttTCTTCCCAAGTAAACTTCAAAATGCAGCCGCAAACAGACGTTTTCAGCCTCCATAACTACCTAAACTCATCGATACTGCAGTCTCCGTATCCTTCTAATTTCCCGATATCTACGCCATTTCCAACCAACGGTCAAAACCCGTACCTCCTCTACGGATTCCAAAGCCCTACAAACAATCCACAATCCATGAGCCTAAGCAGCAACAACTCAACatcagatgaagcagaagagCAGCAGACGAACAACAATATAATCAACGAGCGGAAGCAGAGAAGGATGATTTCAAACCGAGAATCCGCAAGGAGATCGCGTATGAGGAAGCAAAGACACCTTGACGAGCTTTGGTCACAAGTGATGTGGTTAAGGATCGAGAATCATCAGTTGCTTGATAAGCTTAACAATCTCTCTGAGTCTCACGACAAGGTTCTTCAAGAGAATGCTCAgcttaaagaagaaacatttgaGCTTAAGCAAGTGATCAGCGATATGCAAATTCAAAGCCCTTTCTCTTGCTTTAGAGACGATATAATCCCCATTGAATAAAGCATTTTTCCCCGATtcatatttatgaaaattttcttcaagagTATGTTTCTTTGTATGTATATGTGGAGATGTATTTCAGGGTTTTGATAATATGACCCTTTACGACGACGTTTTTAGATTGTAgtaaatttataaactaaagaaGATTAGTGTTAATGAAGAACAAATATAAGTGGAGTTGGTCAACTCATGAGTCATGTTAGTGATGGGGACAGAGTAAGGtggtgtgttttgtttcttattacaacaaatttctaaatttcCAACTACAAACCAACACATACATACACTTATATGTTAACGTAAATATGTATGGTGACATCACTTATAAATGTTATCATCTTTTGTGGTTTGTGGATTCATGATGATTTCATATTTGAAACTTTCTAAATCTGATTATTTTAGGCAAAGACCAATGACAACCTTATCTGTAACTGTTAGTCTCTAGACCCACCAAGAACAGTATCTAATCTATGGTTGTGCATTAACTTTATGAAAAGATTTTTGTCGTTCAGATCTTTATTTTCTGGCTAATTATAATCAAATTGTGACGATCCCATATATTCTGGATGAGACaacataacttaaaatatcagaaatattttatgaaaatcatttttttagaaaaagcTAAAACGTTAACATGGAAATTAGTTACGAGTACCAAATATTTAAATGCTGGTACCATTGTGTCTTTGAATGTTCTCTAATAAATAGGTACAAAactgtttctctttttaaacTCGGATTAGTAGTGTAGTGGCCCAATTCTATGTAGATCGGGAGAAGTCCATTCCGTAACATTTCGATGCGTTTCTACCGAAACTAACCGGATTAGCCgatatgatatattaaaaaaaaaattctataataGACAAGTATaaaactgtttctttttttagattGGTCAAGAACTCGAAGtgatttttgtatattaaaaagtaaaccTAAACCTATCATCCCCTCTCCATGCTCTGATGCTCATGATCTTTCGTTGACACAGACATATagacaaagaaacaatcttaCGTACGAGATCCTCTTTCGAAATGTGGTCAACAAAAGAAAcgaactttcttttttctttcttttttttttcgtgcCATGAGATTCCTTACCAAAAACTTACTACCCAAGAAACCTTTCCAATCGCATAATTTGTGtctaaaattcttttaaataatataatcaatctcccacttctttttctttgtgggATCGAGTACGAAGAACGTAATGTAAGTGGAAGACTAAAAGtgacaacaaagaaagatatatatcTAAACATCTTtaagttcttctttttctttgttgtcaTTCATGAAGACGTATATATCTTACGTTCTTGTTCAATGTAACAAAATTGTAACCAATCTTTGGTAATGCCAAAATTGTTAAACCAAGTAGATCCGAGGCCAAGAACACAGACATTTCGAAGACCAAGTAGCTAGAGAGGAACAACTTTTTGAAAAGGAATTCatgtaacaaaataaagaaaatacacGTAGAGCTTAGTCTCAACACTCACGACAACACAGTCGTCGCTTACTGAATCTGAGCACAAAACATTACACTTtagtttatcttttattttttggggaGGTAAGTCACTATAATAGAATCTGTGGTCctagaaaatatttaagaatctttggttctttttcatcttccaaCAACAGTGGAGTTTCTTTTGCgcttttagtttgtttttttctttcactttgcGTATTATATCAAGAATCATCTCAATCTTTTGTCTGTATCTTTCTATAAATGTGTGTGTACGAAGTACGAGTGTATCTGAGACCAGAGGATagtttttctcctttctttctttttcgtttcGTACGACaattggtttttctttcttcggAAAgtgtttattattaaaaaataaagtttttcttttttgtttatcctTTATAACATGTGAATGTTAGATAATATGCAGAAGAATTAGCCATCTcctttttttagatatatgcTTGATGCTTCTAATCCTATctttaacaataaaaacattagTCAATGcgaataataatattttttagatatatatatgcttcATGCCTCTTTTTGAAGCCATTAGCGTCAAATGGTTTCCCATTGAGAATAATTTGGACGCCTTTTCTACTCACGAAGCCATCACTCGACACAGCTTTTACTCCTACATCGCTAGAGTTTTGTGCAATTAGAATCGCTAAAAgcacaaaaaaacacaaacacttcatatctttttctattttctttttgtttttgttctcttatCGTTTTCATTTCAacgagtatatatatagaaggcATAAAACCACCCCCAACGTTTGGCTCTATGAAAGTCCCttaaaaaccagaaaataatatattttaatcttataattatattctaacttctttttaatatagaCTGACTACTAATAAAAGTACACGTGTTTATTTTTTCGTGAGACTGTCCCTTAGATAAGAGATTTTAGAGTTTCTCTCCTAAAACTTTTAccttttagttatttttcttttttttattatcaggGACTATGTTAAGGGACCACCGTTGGTGGTGCTCTAAGTGTTTTCTTACAATTGCAATGCATGAACATTCTAAGTCGTGGATTTTCGTAATTATATGCGTGACATCcataatatataagaaaacaataaacaataatttttacatatagttattaaaatataacaattattattacaaCACATAAA from Arabidopsis thaliana chromosome 3, partial sequence includes these protein-coding regions:
- the bZIP42 gene encoding basic leucine-zipper 42 (basic leucine-zipper 42 (bZIP42); FUNCTIONS IN: DNA binding, protein homodimerization activity, protein heterodimerization activity, sequence-specific DNA binding transcription factor activity; INVOLVED IN: regulation of transcription, DNA-dependent; EXPRESSED IN: inflorescence meristem, flower; EXPRESSED DURING: petal differentiation and expansion stage; CONTAINS InterPro DOMAIN/s: Basic-leucine zipper (bZIP) transcription factor (InterPro:IPR004827), bZIP transcription factor, bZIP-1 (InterPro:IPR011616); BEST Arabidopsis thaliana protein match is: basic leucine-zipper 43 (TAIR:AT5G38800.1); Has 1669 Blast hits to 1669 proteins in 135 species: Archae - 0; Bacteria - 2; Metazoa - 133; Fungi - 19; Plants - 1463; Viruses - 0; Other Eukaryotes - 52 (source: NCBI BLink).), translating into MQPQTDVFSLHNYLNSSILQSPYPSNFPISTPFPTNGQNPYLLYGFQSPTNNPQSMSLSSNNSTSDEAEEQQTNNNIINERKQRRMISNRESARRSRMRKQRHLDELWSQVMWLRIENHQLLDKLNNLSESHDKVLQENAQLKEETFELKQVISDMQIQSPFSCFRDDIIPIE